A single region of the Phycisphaerae bacterium genome encodes:
- a CDS encoding family 10 glycosylhydrolase, with product MSAHRLSKPYRLMWNEDGGTLSFYNSPMTPDQVAQAHFGFLEGTPVDAYMAALGNCCGYTTMYPTAVHGMEFIVDRLQKAKGVASDKGVSLWRYAENVRLLHQAGHDVLDLLRREARRLNIAFWFQLRMNDWHHGGPEGKLNLLASDFYADHPEFLIGKEGAAGWPDGWANSMALFQDYAHPEVRQLRLDLVAEACSRYDVDGFEYDFMRCPGYFKFGREQANLPVMTDFVRKTRAILDRIGAKRNRPLGLSVRVPNTVEGARRLGLDVPAWIDEHLVDIVVPSTFFNADLEEDVSEWVELARGRGVRINPAIEEGYQAGHTGGLVRCFYNPPVMLPLSIEMAHAIAARHWANGADGLYLFNWFGTAATYNLDNRSALDNIGDPLRLRHTDKRYVVMRYDGSCPNCLPQQRQLSAALTSDPTTITIDVADDLPDAADRLRAARLSIHLTNLTVADALEVVLNGQALACDNPVASGAYSPTDRFWQHYDLMPTLPRKGRNEITLRLARRNPDLADLPVELQDVELELLYNYPNGRWLGLPSH from the coding sequence ATGTCCGCACACCGTCTTTCCAAACCCTATCGCCTGATGTGGAACGAAGACGGCGGCACGTTGAGCTTCTACAATTCGCCCATGACGCCCGACCAGGTCGCCCAGGCCCACTTCGGCTTCCTCGAGGGCACGCCCGTCGACGCCTACATGGCCGCCCTGGGCAATTGCTGCGGTTACACCACCATGTATCCCACCGCCGTCCACGGCATGGAGTTCATCGTCGATCGGCTCCAAAAGGCCAAGGGCGTGGCCAGCGACAAGGGCGTGAGCCTCTGGCGCTACGCTGAGAACGTCCGCCTTCTCCATCAGGCCGGTCATGACGTGCTCGATCTGCTCCGACGCGAGGCCCGCCGTCTCAACATCGCCTTCTGGTTCCAGCTCCGCATGAACGACTGGCACCACGGCGGACCCGAAGGCAAACTCAACCTCCTGGCCAGCGACTTCTACGCCGACCATCCCGAATTCCTCATCGGCAAAGAGGGTGCAGCGGGCTGGCCCGACGGTTGGGCCAACAGCATGGCCCTCTTCCAGGACTACGCCCACCCCGAAGTCCGGCAACTCCGCCTCGACCTGGTCGCCGAAGCGTGCAGCCGCTACGACGTCGACGGCTTCGAGTACGACTTCATGCGATGTCCCGGCTACTTCAAGTTCGGCCGCGAACAGGCCAATCTGCCCGTGATGACCGATTTTGTCCGCAAAACCCGCGCGATCCTCGATCGGATCGGAGCGAAGAGGAACCGCCCGCTTGGCCTGTCGGTCCGCGTGCCCAACACCGTCGAAGGGGCCAGACGCCTCGGCCTCGACGTGCCCGCGTGGATCGACGAACACCTCGTCGATATCGTCGTTCCCTCCACCTTCTTCAACGCCGACCTCGAAGAGGACGTATCCGAATGGGTCGAGCTGGCCCGCGGCCGCGGCGTGCGGATCAACCCCGCCATCGAGGAAGGCTATCAGGCCGGCCACACCGGCGGCCTCGTCCGCTGCTTCTACAATCCGCCCGTCATGCTCCCGCTCTCGATCGAGATGGCCCACGCCATCGCCGCGCGGCACTGGGCCAATGGGGCCGACGGACTATATCTCTTTAACTGGTTCGGCACTGCCGCGACCTACAATCTCGACAACCGTTCCGCGCTCGATAACATCGGCGACCCGCTGCGTCTCCGCCACACGGACAAGCGCTACGTGGTCATGCGCTACGACGGCTCATGCCCCAACTGCCTGCCGCAACAGCGCCAACTTTCAGCCGCCCTCACGTCCGACCCCACCACGATCACCATCGACGTCGCCGACGACCTGCCCGACGCCGCCGACCGCCTCCGCGCCGCTCGCCTCAGTATCCACCTGACCAACCTCACTGTCGCCGATGCCCTCGAAGTCGTCCTCAACGGTCAGGCCCTCGCCTGTGACAACCCCGTCGCCTCCGGCGCCTACAGCCCTACCGACCGCTTCTGGCAACACTACGACCTGATGCCGACGCTGCCGCGCAAAGGCCGCAACGAGATCACGCTTCGCCTCGCCCGGCGCAACCCGGACCTGGCCGATCTGCCCGTCGAACTCCAAGACGTCGAACTCGAACTCCTCTACAACTATCCCAACGGCCGGTGGCTTGGACTGCCCAGCCATTAG